From the genome of Triticum aestivum cultivar Chinese Spring chromosome 1A, IWGSC CS RefSeq v2.1, whole genome shotgun sequence:
ATTTGCGGAGATGTACAGGAGGCACCCAGCATTCTCCCAAGAGATCCATCAGTTCAAAAGATGTTTCTTCGGAATTGCAACGAATATATAGGCTTTCGATGTGATCTAGGTTGCACAGAGACTTCACAAAACATTCATACAAATCCAAACTACCATCCTTGATGCAAATCTGAAGCTCCCTCAGCCTTGCCAGTTTGCCAAGCTCTTGTGCAATAATGTTCAGAGAGACCAAGACTCCCCTCAACACTTCAATGGATGTCAGATTCTGCAACACACCAGGAGTTGGAACCACCTTACTGGAAAAAACATTTAGGTAGATTAATCTTCTCAAATTACAAACAGTGGACGGCAATTCATCTAGCTTATCATTGTTTCCAAGATCCAACACCTCCAAAAACTGCAGGTTTCCTATCTCAGCCGGAAGCTTACTGATTTTGGTACCTGATAGACCAAGGTACCTTAGGTGAATTAAGTGTCCAACACCCTTGAGGTTAAGCTGCAGGCTGCTACTTTCTCCCAGATTACAATGCGACAGATCAAGTACACGCAGAACTTCAAACATTGACAGACTTGGCATGATACTAACAGCAGGTGGAAAGATGGTAATTGACCTCACTTGTGACATGCTCATGATATTTGTGAGAGGCTTGGCTTGATGGTCTTCATTTTTATTCTGAAGAGACAAACGACGAATATTACTTTGTGAAGACATGATGTGATTCCCAGTGCCATCCAATAGATTAACAAACTTTGCTTCATGTGACAAGTTGCAGATAAGGTCCAGAACCATATCATGTACACGGCAAGCATATACCTGGCCGAGAGGATCATATATTGGCTGGATCATACTTCTATTAATGAGCTGGTTGAAGTAGTTCAATCCGACCAAAAACAGGCTGGTCCCTTGATCTCCATGGTGGACAAATCCTTCGGCCACCCACTTCCATATCAGTCCATCTCTATCAATCGTGCTATCTTCTGGATATATACATAGGTATAGTAGACAAGTTTTCAGATGGGACGGTAGATTATAATAGCTGAAAGAGAGTATTCTCCGCATCTCCTCTAAACTATTATCTTCTGTTAGTCCAGAGCCAAGGGATTGGAGCAGAACATCCCACTCACACTTTGGTTTCACCTTCTGGCCACCAGCCAAAGCACTAGCAATAGTAATGATGGCTAGTGGTACCCCACCACATTTCTTCAGAATATCTGTAGACACTTGTTCAAATTCATTTGGACATCCACTCTCGAATGGAAATATTCTTTTGTAGAAGAGTCTTCTGGAGTCATCAACAGAAAGTGGTTCCATTTGATAAACCGAATCATGGTCCAACGAGCAACATGAATTGGAGACACTGACAATGCGGGTTGTCGTAATTAGTCGACTGCCTAGATTATTCCTGTTGGAGAAAGCAAAGTTGATGTGTTCCCACAATTTTTCATCCCATATATCATCAATTATGACAAGATACCTACATTAGTTCAGAGTATCAGTGTAAGGTATATACATATCACAAAGTTGAGAATCATATGAATATATGGGTAGAAATATACAACTATAAGGGCATATATTTAGAGACAAACTAGTAAGAAGGATGCATCTCAAACTCGATAATCTGATTCTCATGAAGCATGCATTATGAGCCTCCAATCAGATGATGAACAAAATGAACAAATATTTAAGATTCTAGGGAGTAAAACACAAATGGCAAGTTGTTGGATCAATGACCATACGTAAAATACAACCAACTTCAGAAATTCAAATGGTCGGGTAGATATATCAAAAAGTCCCTGGTACAGATTGGCCCACTAATTTAATATGTGACAGCTAATGAACTTCTTGGAGACTTAGATTGTGTGGCATTATCCTTTCGTCTATATTTTGCTGATATCAAGTTTCAGAAAGGCATGCATGGAAATATAATGTGATAATGAAGAgacaatttaacttgtttggtcatcaATATTCAATAAAATGTAAATATTTTAGGAACTTTCAAGGGCAGCATTTGCGCACATTGCCACCCTTTAAAATATGTGCTTTAAATGGGTGGGGTAAGGAGAAATATAGAAATAAGTTTGATTTAAATGTTTGTAACATTtatcttcctcttttcttcctttcctTTTGGTGTATTATTTGTTACAGTTGTCACTACACTCACTTGGTGAAATGTAAAATGTTCAGATGGATTGCTTCGACTGATGCCAGTAAGTTCAGCCATTGCAATGAATACAACAAGAAGTACTTGCCAACTATTTTTATAAAGGATGGAAAAATCTAGCCTATATATTGTAATGAATGCAACAAGAAGTA
Proteins encoded in this window:
- the LOC123186332 gene encoding disease resistance protein RGA5 isoform X1, which gives rise to MDIVTSAIAKLIPKLADLLVGEYKLHKNVKKNIEDLLKELESMNVALIKIGEVPRDQLDKQDKLWADDVRELSYVIEDVVDKFLVRVDHIQPDDATNKFKGLMKRTTKLLKKVKDKYGIAHAIKDIQEQLQKVAARRDRNKVVVPNPTEPITIDPCLRALYAEATELVGIYGKRDEELMRLLSMEGDDASKNRLKKVSIVGFGGLGKTTLARAVYEKIKGDFDCRAFVPVGQNPDMKKVLRDILIDLSDGNPQSDLSILDVNHLIKKLHQFLENKRYLVIIDDIWDEKLWEHINFAFSNRNNLGSRLITTTRIVSVSNSCCSLDHDSVYQMEPLSVDDSRRLFYKRIFPFESGCPNEFEQVSTDILKKCGGVPLAIITIASALAGGQKVKPKCEWDVLLQSLGSGLTEDNSLEEMRRILSFSYYNLPSHLKTCLLYLCIYPEDSTIDRDGLIWKWVAEGFVHHGDQGTSLFLVGLNYFNQLINRSMIQPIYDPLGQVYACRVHDMVLDLICNLSHEAKFVNLLDGTGNHIMSSQSNIRRLSLQNKNEDHQAKPLTNIMSMSQVRSITIFPPAVSIMPSLSMFEVLRVLDLSHCNLGESSSLQLNLKGVGHLIHLRYLGLSGTKISKLPAEIGNLQFLEVLDLGNNDKLDELPSTVCNLRRLIYLNVFSSKVVPTPGVLQNLTSIEVLRGVLVSLNIIAQELGKLARLRELQICIKDGSLDLYECFVKSLCNLDHIESLYIRCNSEETSFELMDLLGECWVPPVHLRKFVSSTPTQLYALQGWIKRDPSHLSNLSELIFYSVKEVQQEDVEIIGGLLSLRRLCIRSTHQTQRLLVIRADGFRCMVDFYLNCGSAAQIKFEPGALPRAEEVTFSLGVRVAKEDGNCGFDLGLQGNLLSLRRPVMVWMYCGGARVGEAKEAEAAVRRALEAHPNHPRIYIDMWPRIAEDAHDDDLCEDEEN